From Plasmodium chabaudi chabaudi strain AS genome assembly, chromosome: 12, the proteins below share one genomic window:
- a CDS encoding conserved Plasmodium protein, unknown function (term=structural;date=20130213;qualifier=method_exon=changed coordinates of exon 1 based on homology and RNASeq;curatorName=ucb@sanger.ac.uk) — protein MTEDKLNLIKDYLKDLNMTSQNLCNINYYNSLPKFKKISDINDHPILNCLRTKYNERKKHTTNEKEQFKSIDYESYSTNIESESTASLDQTYDCISQLSEGEESENRAKKKEKIKFHTNSEKPPKKKIIFSFKKKNETKNRNPSYDKNVEMISDRNDDHFVGSLNRTEKPLILNQINTSKFCNKNSSISCANVDYNKRGEERKGNKMHILNDINHISNYDDNKYNKNTNKSPTYSQISESPHSSINSTRNSKKKKKKTILNENPSKSLKENNNIEDSNNMENKYIRPNKLEIEDIRMKGINIKKMASSQNATFSNDREKELFQYLIKEANKEIEKIIIKIEQKYKNEIAYKTNNIKKEYDEKIKALTKNETILLKNHNNIEKIKSLENTNYALLKEIEKLKKYNKEINDNNFQKYESINKNELNTKKLKDKIQTMNKQIEEYEKKINMLNDDVNTNYEKYFYFQNKCGNNEKVIQQNEEEMINLRKKLEISGKSKSGVELELRQLQDKNIKAERDNNNLREELNKAKTNVSTLKEQNNEEQRNNEYLISCYKMEEKKLKEDLENYKIKYAISENNQYSKTLEQKLKNMEITLKDMENEKSIYERTCLKYEKAEKNLKTEIKDLKNELYECKNKLHQVNKPTSPTIQTIMFNANQEYGFPQEKENEHNMDKVQEREEFKSDEILKEPDITEKINSIEKQLILLKLEKSTKESELIRCPKYGKRSGEIKKKACLEQKLSYINDKINILNKNLKLIKNKK, from the exons ATGACAGAAG ATAAActgaatttaataaaagacTATCTAAAAGATTTAAACATGACGTCTCAAAATTTgtgtaatataaattattataacagTCTTCCCAAGTTTAAAAAGATAAGCGATATAAATGATCATCCGATTTTGAATTGTCtaagaacaaaatataatgaaagaaaaaaacacacaacaaatgaaaaagaacaATTCAAAAGTATAGACTATGAAAGTTATTCAACAAATATCGAATCGGAGAGTACTGCCTCATTAGATCAAACTTATGATTGTATAAGCCAATTATCTGAGGGTGAGGAAAGCGAAAATAGAGccaagaaaaaagaaaaaataaaattccaTACAAATAGTGAAAAGcccccaaaaaaaaaaattatattttcatttaaaaaaaaaaatgaaactaAAAATAGGAATCCTagttatgataaaaatgttgaaaTGATATCAGATCGAAATGACGATCATTTTGTAGGATCACTAAATAGAACAGAAAAACCTCTTATATTAAATCAGATAAACACGTcaaaattttgtaataaaaattcctCCATTTCCTGCGCCAATGtagattataataaaagggGGGAGGAAAGGAAGGGAAATAAGATGCATATACTAAACGATATTAATCATATTAGTAATTATGAtgacaataaatataacaagAATACCAACAAATCGCCAACCTATAGTCAAATATCAGAGTCACCCCATTCCAGTATAAATAGTACAAGGAATAgtaaaaagaagaaaaaaaaaacaattttaaacgAGAACCCCAGTAAAAGTCTAAAAGAGAATAATAACATAGAAGACTCGAataatatggaaaataaatacataagACCAAACAAATTAGAGATAGAAGACATACGTATGAAAGggataaatattaaaaagatGGCAAGCAGCCAAAATGCTACTTTTTCAAATGACCGtgaaaaagaattattccaatatttaattaaagaGGCAAACAAAGAAATtgagaaaattattattaaaatcgaacaaaaatataaaaatgaaatagcttacaaaacaaataatataaaaaaagaatatgacgaaaaaataaaagcgctaacaaaaaatgaaactaTACTACTAAAAAaccataataatatagaaaaaataaaaagccTAGAAAATACTAATTATGcattattaaaagaaatcgaaaaattaaaaaaatataataaagaaattaatGACAATAATTTccaaaaatatgaaagtataaataaaaatgaattaaatacaaaaaaattaaaagacaAAATTCAGACAATGAACAAACAAATAgaagaatatgaaaaaaaaataaatatgttaaatGATGATgttaatacaaattatgaaaaatatttttattttcaaaacaaATGT GGAAACAATGAAAAGGTTATACAACAGAATGAAGAAGAAATG ATAAATCTCAGAAAAAAACTGGAAATATCTGGAAAATCGAAAAGTGGAGTTGAGCTGGAGTTAAGGCAACTtcaagataaaaatataaaa gCAGAAAGAGATAACAATAATCTAAGGGAAGAGTTAAATAAAGCAAAAACGAATGTGTCTACTTTGAAGGAACAAAACAATGAGGA aCAACGAAATAATGAATACTTGATTTCATGTTATAAAATGGAGGAGAAAAAGTTAAAAGAGGACCTCGAAAATTACAAGAta AAATATGCCATATCAGAAAATAACCAATATTCGAAAACTTTAGAACAAAAGCTCAAAAACATGGA AATTACGCTCAAAGATATGGAAAATGAGAAGAGTATTTACGAGCGAACGTGCCTAAAATATGA AAAAGCAGAAAAGAATTTGAAAACAGAAATAAAGGatctaaaaaatgaattatatgaatgtaaaaataaattacatCAAGTGAATAAACCAACTTCTCCCACAATTCAAACTATTATGTTTAACGCAAATCAAGAATATGGATTCCCACAAG aaaaagaaaatgaacaTAATATGGACAAAGTTCAA gAAAGAGAAGAATTTAAATCGGATGaaat tcTCAAAGAACCAGACATTACCGAAAAGATAAATTCCATAGAAAAGCAGTTGATc TTGTTAAAGCTAGAAAAGAGTACCAAAGAATCCGAACTTATACGATGCCCTAAATATG GAAAACGATCAGgcgaaattaaaaagaagGCATGCTTAGAACAAAAGTTATCATACATTAATGACAAAATCAACATccttaataaaaatttaaaattgatcaaaaataaaaaataa